A genome region from Desulfurispora thermophila DSM 16022 includes the following:
- a CDS encoding CBS domain-containing protein has product MRAGNSRAGDIMVPVQDYITIYEDQSVFEAIKKMRQSFHQISGALHGHRSMLVLDRAGNLTGIVTLKSLLRALGLKELAEDIIIRAESWGWYFTGCQWQDSKLCIKDVMRPISLATVDVEDDIYKAAETLLRHNINSLPVMNGKKLVGIIRTIDIFMALDNLFLE; this is encoded by the coding sequence ATGCGGGCAGGGAATAGCCGGGCCGGCGATATCATGGTGCCGGTGCAGGATTACATTACTATTTATGAAGACCAGTCGGTTTTTGAGGCCATAAAAAAAATGCGCCAGTCCTTTCACCAAATCAGTGGTGCCCTGCACGGACACCGCAGCATGCTGGTGCTGGACAGGGCAGGAAACCTGACCGGCATAGTAACTCTGAAAAGCCTGCTCAGAGCGCTGGGTCTGAAGGAACTGGCCGAGGATATTATTATTCGTGCCGAGTCCTGGGGCTGGTATTTTACCGGCTGTCAATGGCAGGACAGCAAACTGTGCATCAAGGACGTGATGCGGCCCATCTCTCTGGCCACGGTAGATGTGGAGGATGATATCTACAAGGCAGCGGAGACTCTGCTCAGGCATAACATCAACTCCCTGCCGGTGATGAATGGTAAAAAGCTGGTGGGGATTATCCGGACAATTGATATATTTATGGCTCTGGACAACTTATTTCTGGAATGA
- a CDS encoding sulfite exporter TauE/SafE family protein, whose translation MAGAVEIPAGVEAIKFIAMTPKMAFSLVGIGFVGGMLSGFLGSGGAFIMTPAMMSLGIPGIMAVAANITHKFGKAIMGSKKHGEYGNVDKRMGLVMFIALFIGVKLAVTLSKSILAKAGTAGSNLYISLMFVGILTWVAWFMYRDIKRAAAGGVPSRGGLADKIGKLNIPPMIHFKVAGVRCSLWLALLVGLATGFLAGTIGVGGFIGVPAMIYLLGVPTYVAAGTELFLAIFSGMQGAYLYAISGLVDLRITLLLYVGSLVGLTIGAVGTRVVRGSQIKLAMVCIIAMVAVSRAMMVPKYLADMKIIVLSNQAGNWVTIASNIFLYGSGLIGCALIIYWMFQAWQRARKVEAGAVRTGAVVEN comes from the coding sequence ATGGCCGGTGCAGTGGAAATCCCCGCCGGGGTGGAAGCGATCAAATTCATAGCCATGACACCCAAAATGGCCTTTTCGCTGGTGGGCATTGGTTTTGTGGGGGGTATGCTCAGCGGTTTTTTGGGCTCGGGTGGCGCTTTTATTATGACTCCGGCCATGATGAGCCTGGGAATACCCGGCATTATGGCCGTGGCCGCTAACATTACCCACAAGTTCGGCAAGGCCATCATGGGTTCCAAAAAACACGGTGAATATGGCAATGTGGACAAGCGCATGGGGCTGGTAATGTTCATCGCCCTCTTTATTGGTGTTAAGCTGGCTGTGACGTTGAGTAAAAGTATTCTGGCCAAAGCGGGTACGGCTGGCTCCAACCTGTACATCAGCTTGATGTTTGTGGGTATCTTGACCTGGGTGGCCTGGTTTATGTACCGCGACATCAAACGGGCGGCGGCAGGAGGTGTACCCTCCCGGGGTGGTCTGGCGGATAAAATTGGCAAGCTGAATATCCCGCCCATGATCCACTTTAAGGTGGCCGGTGTGCGCTGCTCGCTCTGGTTGGCCCTGCTGGTGGGGTTGGCGACCGGATTTTTGGCCGGTACAATTGGTGTGGGCGGCTTTATCGGTGTGCCGGCCATGATCTACCTGTTGGGCGTGCCCACCTATGTGGCGGCCGGTACCGAGCTTTTTTTGGCCATCTTTTCCGGTATGCAGGGTGCCTACCTCTACGCCATCAGCGGTTTGGTGGACCTGCGCATTACTCTGTTGCTTTATGTAGGTTCACTGGTGGGGTTGACCATTGGTGCGGTGGGCACCAGAGTGGTGCGGGGCAGCCAGATCAAGCTGGCCATGGTCTGCATCATAGCCATGGTGGCCGTCAGCCGGGCCATGATGGTGCCCAAATATTTGGCTGATATGAAAATCATTGTGCTGAGCAATCAGGCCGGCAACTGGGTTACGATCGCCAGCAATATATTCCTGTATGGTAGCGGTTTGATTGGCTGTGCCCTGATTATTTACTGGATGTTCCAGGCCTGGCAACGGGCCCGGAAGGTTGAAGCTGGAGCGGTGCGCACAGGTGCCGTGGTCGAGAACTAA